The following proteins come from a genomic window of Amaranthus tricolor cultivar Red isolate AtriRed21 chromosome 14, ASM2621246v1, whole genome shotgun sequence:
- the LOC130799192 gene encoding protein RKD1-like: MKILEEKARSIYNNNHKNNNNNISKALSKEIISQYFYMPITKAAKELNVGLTLLKKRCRELGIQRWPHRKLMSLQTLIKNVQEMEKGGDKDEGKVKEAIQTLEQEKKLMEEMPDLQLETRTKRLRQACFKANYKKRKLINNINYDNNINTSQSSSSSSATTTIDNTHEIIQGNNGFADHCVIRDVMPYSYFAS; the protein is encoded by the exons atgaaaatactCGAAGAGAAAGCAAGgtctatttataataataatcataaaaataataataacaatatttcaAAGGCATTGTCAAAGGAGATAATAAGCCAGTATTTCTACATGCCAATAACAAAGGCAGCCAAAGAACTGAACGTTGGGTTAACATTGCTTAAGAAAAGGTGCAGAGAATTGGGTATCCAAAGATGGCCTCATAGGAAGCTTATGAGCCTTCAAACTTTAATTAAGAATGTTCAG GAAATGGAAAAAGGAGGAGATAAAGATGAAGGAAAGGTAAAAGAAGCAATACAAACACTTGAACAAGAAAAGAAATTAATGGAAGAAATGCCTGATCTCCAACTCGAAACCCGAACCAAGAGACTTAGACAAGCTTGCTTTAAGGCTAATTACAAGAAAAGAAAgcttattaataatattaattatgataataatattaatacctcacaatcttcttcatcttcttcggCTACTACCACCATTGACAACACTCATGAGATTATTCAGGGTAATAATGGATTTGCAGATCATTGTGTTATTAGGGATGTCATGCC